The window ATGAGCGAAGAGGATTTTTATTTAGGCTTTATGCTAATAGTAAAAGAGCGTAACCCTAGCCTATCAAAAGCCATAAGCAACGACGAGATAAGCGAACAAACAAAGCAGGCGTTAGATGTAGCCCTTAGCTTTTACGATACATCTCTACAACTAGCAGGGGACTTAAACAAACTAAAGGGCGAAAACAAAAAGCTAATAGACGGCTTTTTTAAACAGCGAAAAGGGTAAAAAATGAAAATTAGCATTACAACAGCAGGCAAAGGCGGAGCGATAATCGCTATCGAGCCTAAAAAGATAAAAGAATTTACTAGCCATTTAAGAGCTTATGGCGTTTCGAGTGTGAAAGAAGCACCACAAGGGTTAATAAATATGGCTTACGATCTATTTTACATTAACAAAAACCTAAGAAAGCAAGTAAGAGAATTAACGGAGCAAGGATACGACGATGAGAACAAGCAAACACAAAGCAACGATATTGCGACTAATGATTAAACACGGCAGGGTTACTGGTGCTAATTGCTTACATATAGCAACGCAAATCACTACTCAGGCGAGCTTTTCAAAGAGGGGATATTAGACGCCGAAACAATGCACGTCAAAGGGCGAGCAAATTTTAAAGAGTGGTGGATAAAAGACACTCCAGAAGCTAGAGAAAAAGCAAAGCTCTATTTAGAGCCAAGCAAAAAAGAAAGTATTCAAAATCCTAATGCGATTAAAAGTAAATAGTTGAGTAAAAAAGGGTGGAGCAGACAGCCACCCTTTACAAGGTTACGAACGTGGATATTTTAGCAGAAATTGAGAGTATTATCAACCCAGCCGAGAGCGGAATTCACATAGACACGATAAGGGCTACATTTTTCAAAAAAGCTATCATTCAAAAGACCTATACAAAAATGAAGCTTTTAGACTTAATCGCTCGAAAATATGGCAAAAAATGGCTAAAGCTGGATAAGCAGACAGCAAAAACCATCAAGATAGAGCGCCGTTATGAGTTTCGAGATTATGAGATAGTTAATATTTACGTGCTAGGCGACCTACCTATTTTTTACGCTACATTAAAAAACGCAGGCAATGAGCCACAAAAGGCGTTATTTGAAGTTTATGGACTTAGGCAATATAACAAGACACCACCACCGAAAGAGTTAATAGCGGAGCTCCTAGGCGTGGTAAATAACGTTTCATCGCTTGACCTTTGTTTTGATAAGGATAGTCCCTTTAACCTTGAAGCTTTTAAAGATGAGGTTTATTATCATAGCGATACCGCCTATCTCAACAATAACAAAGTGCTAAGCCGCGTGTATTTTTATGACAAAGCAAAAAAGAATAATCTAAACTTGCCTATCTACCGAGCCGAAGCCGTAGTAAGCATAAATCCTAAAAGCAAAGATAACCCCTTGCCTCTCAAGCAAAGGCTAAATTTACAACTCCCTTATGCCCTGGATGAGTTTAAATCCATATTGGATAAGACCACTAAAGAGCAAGGCACGATCAAGCCCTACAAGTCAAAAGATAACAAAAGAGAGCTAAGAGCGTAACCAGCCGAGATTTTGGCTCGTTACCTCAACGCACGGATATTTTTATGCATTAGCCTAAATTTTGGCTTACGTAGCAAAGCCCCTTAAATATGAGCTTTGTCCGTCCCCTTAAAAATAAGGCAACGAGCCGAGCCTCTAAAAATCATCGTTTCCCAAAAAAGAGAAATGATAGCAGCCAAAGGGGTGGATTATATGCTACTCCATAAAAAAATGGGAGCAGTTTTCTCCATTTTTGATGAAAACCCTAGCAATAAAAATGGATTTCAAAAAAAATAAAAACGGCTTTTATCCTTAAGCCAAAACAGCCCTTTTTTTGCTTGCTTAAGGTTTCATAAAAAAGGGTATTGCAAAGCGTTTCACTCTCTACCATTTTTTTGGCTATTTTTACCCTTTTTGTATAAGTCAAAAATCAAAGCCAACACCGAGGGGCTAGAGCTTAGCACGCAAGCCACGCACGAGCGAAAATCACGATTTAAGAAAACGAACGTATAATGTGCCCTTGTAAAACTACCCTACAATGACCTTTTTGTTACAAAAAATCTCCCCTTTTCCTTAAGTGAAAAAATTAATTATCAAGGGGGCTGAAAATAATCGCGGTCGCGGTTAAAAAAATCAGGGGTCGGCGGTTAAAAAAACGAGCAAAATAAGCACTAGAAAGAGCGTAAAAGCCCTATTCTAAGCGTAATTTTGAGCTGGGGGAATTAAACACCGGTAGCTTTTAAATGATGTCACAGCTGACACCCTAGGGGGCGTCTGTGACACCCCTATCGGTAACACGTGTAACGTTACATGTAACGGACGAAAAAAGTCGCTCGTTACAAAATGATATTAATCCTCTTTGCTTTCAGTGTAAGGCTTAACTACCTCAACGATTTTATCCATATCAAGCGATTTAATGTAGTTTTCAAGCCAGCTTTTTACCCAATACGGATAACCTCGCCCATTAGTCCCCCAACTATTTACGCCCTGATAGCTTGTTTCTAAAATTTCAGCTAATTGTTTTTTATTAAGCCCTGCACGTTTCATAAACTCGTTAAATTCTTCTCTATCCATTTTAACCCTTTAAAAAGTATGCGTTAGCATATTAAATAACTAATTAAAAAATGCTTATGTATATTTTATTAAGTTTATTTTAAAGTGCATAAGCATATAATTTCTAAAATATTTTAATGCTAGTGCATATTTAAAGGAGAACAAATGTTAATTTTAACCAACCCAAACCAAACACCAAGCAAGGAGAAATATAACAAGCTCATAAAAATGACAGCTGGCAACGTAGAGCTAACCGATGAGGTGCTCTATTGTGTAGGATATGACGTTTATTGTAGCAACATAGTAGCCCTAAAAGAGATAGAGAGCAAGCAGGAGACTATCCGAGAGCTAAAAGCAAAGGTAACCGAGCTAAGCAACGAGCTAAAGCAAAAAAGCGAAAAGTTAGGGGAAATGGTAAGCGACTATGTAACAGCACTTGACGAAATCGATGAGCTAAAAAGAGAGAATGAGGAGCTAAAAAGTAAATTAGCATTATTAAAAAGGAGCAAAAAATGAAAGTAATTTTTGAGGAACTAAACAACAAATTTGACTTAGTCAATGAGATACCGCCGTTATTAAACCAAGTATCAACATTAATGCTAGCTTTAAATGTTAGCGAGCAAGATGAGTTAATTAATGAAAAAAGCAGGCTATCGGCTAGCTTTTTGTTAAGCAACATTCTTGACGACGTAGCCGAGGCAATAATCAAATATTATGAACAAGGGGCAAAAGATGAGAGTTAGAACATACGTAAAATTATACGAGCTTGAAAAAGCTCGTAACTTTGATGAGATAATAAGCACACTAGAGCAAAGCCAGGACGTTAGCAGAGATGAAGCCGTTTATCAAGCAGGTGCTAAGGCGTGGCTATTCGTAGATTATTACATTAACGAGCTAAGGCACGCAGAAGCACAAGTAAAGCACTTGAAAAGACAGCTTGACCGCCTAAGCCCTGGCGATAAAAGCAAAGAGAACTTTAACAAAAATAATCCCTTAGAAGCCAAAGGGATTTTTAAATGGCACAAGCCCTTAAAAGGTGCGAGCTTGCAAAACGATATGCAGGCAAGCTAATCATAATCTAAAGGGGCAAGGCTAGCCCCTAACCTCATCACTCCACGAGAGGTTAAACAGCCTTTTTCATAAAATACTGAAAAAATCAAAAAGGCTAAATCGATGCTACCAAAAGAGTTAAACACGCTAGAAACCTTTTTTAAAGTCCTTGATAAGTTTTACCCAGACTGGGAGAAGCGAGCAGATGATTATTATTTAACCGAAATAGCCTTTTTAATCCTAAAAGTGTTTAATAGCCCTTACACGGACGAAACTATTATTAACAATTTGAGAGTTATGAAAGTGAGTAAATACGATAAAGAGCTAGCCAAAATTTACGCTTTGCCACTAGAGGCTTACAAGTGGATTATGACAAATAGAATGAAGCCAGACAGAGCAAAGGCGAGCGTAAAACGATATGTAAAAAACGTGACACAAAGAAACAACGAAAAGCTTTCGCAAATGCAAAAAAACGATGTATAAAGGAGCAACAATGGCAAAAATAACAGACAAGATTAGAGAAAAAATATTAGCCGATTTTCATACGGGATTTTTTTCGATTAGGCAAATAGCAGATAGAGCAGGAGTTAGCCACGTGGCAGTCCATAAAATAGTCAAGGGCTTAACACCAAAATTTAAAGAAAAAATTAACGCAGAAGTAGCCTTTAAAACGGAGTTAGCAGACGAAAATTTACAACAAATTAACAGCGTAAACGAGGTAATAAGTGAGGCTACAAAACACCTCATCTTTTTTCAAAACGCAGCATTAACAAATCAAAAAAGAGCCAACGAAATGCTAAAAAATGCCAAAACAATAGGCGATATTGAAGCTCACAGCAGGATAACAGCAAGAAATAAAGAAACCATACTAGGCAAAGAGCCACAAACGATTATTAACAATAACAATACACAGCAAAACCAAAAGCCAGAGCTAGACTTATCAGGGTTAAGCAATGATGAACTCGAAACACTTGACGCAATACTCTCAAAAGCAAATTAAAAACGAGCTGGCAAGGCGTAGCCTAATTCGTTTTGTAACCGAGATCAACCCAAGCTACCAGGTCGGCTGGTTTAACAAAGAAATTGCAGATAAGCTGGAGCGATTTTATCTCAACGTAATGGAGGGTAATCAACCTCGCCTAATGATATTTGCACCGCCTAGAAGTGGTAAAAGTGAGTTATTTAGTAGGGCTTTTCCAGCGTGGGCTTTTGGCAAAAATCCAAATTTGCAAATAATAGCCAGCTCATACTCGAGCGATTTAAGCACAAGAATGAATAGGGACGTGCAGCGTATTATGATGAGTGAAAAATATGAGGAAATTTTCCCAGAAACAAAACTAAACTCCAAACGTGTCGTAACCGCAACCCAAAACGCCCTTAGAAATAGTGAAATATTTGAGATCGTAGGACACACGGGCGCGTATAGGAGTGCTGGCGTAGGCGGAGGTATTACGGGCATGGGTGCAGATATTTCCATTATTGATGACCCTATTAAGGACGCAGCAGAAGCAAATAGCGCAACTTTTAGGGATAGAGTGTGGGACTGGTATGTTACAACCCTTTACACAAGGCTAAGCCCTAAGAGTGGCATATTATTAGGCATGACAAGGTGGCATGAGGACGATTTAGCAGGGCGATTAATCCAAGAAGCTCAAAAAGAGGGCGACAAATGGGAAATTTTATCTTTTCCAGCAATAGCCGAACACGACGAGGAGCACCGAAAAGAGGGAGAAGCATTACACCCAGAAAGATACGACCTAAGCAGACTATTAAAAATAAAAAGTGCCTTAGGCTCTTATGCGTGGAACGCCCTTTATCAACAGCACCCAAGCACTAAGGGCGGAGATATTATACAAGGGGCGTGGTTTGGTCGTTATGATGTAGCACCAAGGATTAAGCGTGTAGGCGTTTTTATGGATACAGCCCAAAAGACTGGCGAACAAAACGATTACAGCGTTTTATTATTAGCTGGCTTAGGATATGACAACGCCATTTATCTACTAGACCTAAAACGTGGCAAATGGGACGCAGTAGAGCTTGAAAATACTACTAAAGATTTTTTTGCCAAGCATAAATCAACATATAACGGACTAATGTTTTACATAGAGGACAAGTCAAGTGGAACAGGGCTAATACAAAAGATAAAACGTGAAAATAATATCCCAGTAAGAGCCGTAACACCACAAAAGGATAAATACACTAGAGTTTTAGACGTTGTAGGCTACATTGAGAGCGGATATGTAAATTTGCCTAGTGTCGCAACGTGGGTTAGTGATTTTGTGGATGAGTGCGAAAAATTTACCGCCGACAATAGCCACTTACACGACGACCAAGTCGATACGCTTACAATGGCAATTAGTGAGTTTAAAAATAAGCCTAGTGGTATTTGGGGGCATATTTCAGACTAAATTTTAACAATACAAGCTAAAATAATCAAAAGAAAGGGTTACAAATGCAGACATTAACAATACGGACAGATAACGCCGATTTCATAGAAAAAGCAAGAGAGATATTAATAACGCTAGCTAAATTTGACGGCGTGAAGCTAAACCTAAGCGATGAGGTTAAATATCAATCGCGCTTTAGCGATTATGAAGCGGACGTTGAGGCTATCAGACGTGGAGAGCTTGAAACCTATCCACTAGAAACGTTAAAAGCCGAGATGGAAAAATGGTAATTAGACGCACAGCACGCTTTAACCTGGAATTAAAAGCAGTGTTTGATTTTATCGCAAAAGATAATCCAAACAGGGCGCAGGGTTTCATCAGCAAGTTACTAGACGCCGTAGAGCTTTTGAGCGACAATCCACGACTAGGACGAGCGATAACGGACGACAAAAGAGAGCTAATCGCCAAAGGTTATGTAATACCCTACTTAATTGACAAAGACGCCATTAAACTTTTAGGCATTTACAAGGCTAACGAGTGGGAAATGCAATGATAGACACTAAAGAGCAAAATTTTATTATTTATTCAACTGGCGACAATAAAGTCAATATTCAAATATTAGCCGATAAAGAGAACGAAACAATATGGCTAAATCAAAAACAAATAGCCGATATTTTTGAGACCAGTAAGCAAAATGTATCATATCACATAAGGAACATTTTAGACGAAAAGGAGCTAGGCTACGCAACTGTAAAAGAAATTTTGACAGTTCAAGCAGAGGGAAGCAGGGAAGTTACAAGAGAAGTCGAACACTACAATCTTGATATGATAATCGCAGTAGGCTATCGTATAAACAGCGTAAAAGCAACACAGTTTAGACAATGGGCTACTAGCACACTAAAAGAATACATAATTAAAGGCTTTGTGCTTGATGATGAGAGGCTAAAACAAGGCAATAACGTATTTAATAAAGACTACTTCAAAGAATTATTAGAACGTATACGAGCCATAAGGGCCAGTGAAAAGTTATTTTATGAAAAAGTTAGGGAGTTATTCGCGCTAAGCGTGGATTATGATAAGACATCACAGACGGCTAAAAATTTCTTTGCTAATATCCAAAATAAACTAGAATATGCAGTAACCAAAAAGACATCGGCGGAGATTATCAAAGAGCGTGCAGACCATACAAAGCCAAATATGGGTTTAACGACTTGGAGCGGAAGCGATAAAGGCAAAGAGCCGATAAAGTCAGATGTCTCTGTAGCTAAAAATTATTTATACGAGAACGAGCTAAACGGACTTAATAGATTAACGGGCATGTTACTTGACTATGCAGAAAATCAAGCAGAGCAAGGCAAAGTAATTCAGATGAAAGATTGGGATATTAAAGTAGATAATTTTTTAATCTTTAACGGATATGAAATTCTAAAAGGCTTTGGTAAATTTAGCGCTGACAATGCAAAAGCTAAAGCAGAATTAGAATATACTAAATTTAAAGAACTAAAGCAAGATGATAGCTTTAAAGACGAAGTAAAACGAATAATTGCTAAAGGCAAAAAATAGAGCCTATGGTAGCGAAGCGTGAAACGTAATAAGGCGGTAATGTTTCACAAAATAACCTTAATTAAGTTTTCGAGCAAAAAAGGGATAAAAAACTACTAATCCTTAAGCCAAAACGACTACTTTAAGCGTCCGAAACTTAAATCATTTAACTTTACAACTTCACAATTCCCTATTTTAGGCACTTATGATAGTTTTGTATTGAAAACTAAACTTTTCATAACCAATAAATCAAACACTTGAAGCTTAAAAAACTAGAGTGTATAAATGAGTGTAAAAATTATTGATTTTAATTTTATTAAAAGTCGATAAATACGAGCTTTAAAACTAAAATCATTTTCTGCTTAACTCCACCATAAATCTAAATACATCTATCATTATTTATACCTTGCTGCAAAAATAGCTTTTTACTAAAAAATAAGACGCCAATATGTAAAAATTTAATAAATAATTGATATTAAGACCCTTATCAACATTAGTAAAAGTTAATAACTAAAAAATAATTTTATAAATTTTTATCTTGCTTTAACAAAAAATAAAATAATATTCGCTATTAAAATTCAAAGGAAAAAAATGTTTTTAAAACGAGGAAAAATCATCTTCAACATCCACCTAATAATTGGGCTAATTGCGGCTATTCCACTAATATTCATGACTCTTTCAGCCCCATTTGCGTCTTATAGAGAAGAGATCAAAAGTGCGATAAATAAAAATTTTATAAACTTAGTTCCTAGCGAAAAAGCAAATTTAAGTTTAAATGAACTCCTAGCTAAATCAAAAAGTGAGATTCAATTTGATACGCTTGAAAGTTTACAAATAGGTGGAGCAAATGAAGCTTATCGTATAAGCATTACAAAGGATAAAAAGCAATTAAATTTCTTTATAGACCCAAGAAGTGGCGAGGTGATCAGCGAAGACTGGGGTGAGAAATTTCGTATCATTATCTTAAGCCTTCATAGAAATTTAGGACTTGCCTTGCTTGATAGTAAAGTACCAGCCAATATCGGCAAACAAATAGTTGCCATTAGCTCTATCATCATGACTCTTCTTGCTATCAGTGGCCTCATCCTCTACGCACCAGCGATCAAGCGAAATTTCTTAAATTCGCTAAAAATTAAACCAAAAGCAAAGGGCTACGCCTGCTTCTACAATCTTCACACCAGCCTTGGCACCTACGTGGCGATCTTGCTTGTGGTGATGTCACTAACTGGACTTTACTGGTCTTATGGCTGGGTCAGAAGCAGCGTAAATAGTATATTTTTCGATCTAAAAACAGCTCCAATGAAAAAAAGTCTACCACAATCAAATTTACTTCCAATAAGTGATGAGAAATTTAAAGAGATCGAGACTGCGGAGCAAATTTTTAAAGATAACGTCACACTAGAGCTAAAATCGCTCACGATAAACGTGCCTGAAAACAACCAAAGCACCTACACTATAAACTACGAAACAAGCGAGAGTCAAGTGGGCAAGCTAAAGCTTGACGCTAGCGCTGGCAAGATCAAAGAAAACAAGCTTGTTAGCAAGTCTGAGAGCATCCCAGAGGCAAAAAAGGCTGGTCGCAAAGTACTTAGTCTACACACCGGTGAGATGTTTGGCGAGATCGGCCAGATCGTCTTTGCCGTATCATGTGTGATCGCAGTTTTACTAATAATAACTGGATTTTTAATGACCATAAAAAGGACCAAGGCACTCTAAATAAAAGTAAATTTTTACCTTGCTTTGGGTAAGATTTTGAGAAATTTTTACTACAAACAAGAGAGAAATTTATGAATAGAAAACGTATCTACAACCCAAGTTCAAATGAAAATTTGACCGACAGAAGAGTCTTTAACGGCAACCCACACGGCATTTTAAATTTCACCAAGGCAAAATACGAGTGGGCGTTAAAGCTTTGGGACCTCATGGAGGCAAATACCTGGTTTCCAAAAGAGGTCGATACTACCGATGATGTGCGCGACTACGCCTACAACCTCACAGAGGCTGAAAAACGCATGTATGATCTAGTTTGGAGCCAGCTCATCTCGATGGATAGCTT is drawn from Campylobacter concisus and contains these coding sequences:
- a CDS encoding acyl carrier protein, coding for MDREEFNEFMKRAGLNKKQLAEILETSYQGVNSWGTNGRGYPYWVKSWLENYIKSLDMDKIVEVVKPYTESKED
- a CDS encoding aspartate carbamoyltransferase codes for the protein MDILAEIESIINPAESGIHIDTIRATFFKKAIIQKTYTKMKLLDLIARKYGKKWLKLDKQTAKTIKIERRYEFRDYEIVNIYVLGDLPIFYATLKNAGNEPQKALFEVYGLRQYNKTPPPKELIAELLGVVNNVSSLDLCFDKDSPFNLEAFKDEVYYHSDTAYLNNNKVLSRVYFYDKAKKNNLNLPIYRAEAVVSINPKSKDNPLPLKQRLNLQLPYALDEFKSILDKTTKEQGTIKPYKSKDNKRELRA
- a CDS encoding cell filamentation protein Fic — its product is MIDTKEQNFIIYSTGDNKVNIQILADKENETIWLNQKQIADIFETSKQNVSYHIRNILDEKELGYATVKEILTVQAEGSREVTREVEHYNLDMIIAVGYRINSVKATQFRQWATSTLKEYIIKGFVLDDERLKQGNNVFNKDYFKELLERIRAIRASEKLFYEKVRELFALSVDYDKTSQTAKNFFANIQNKLEYAVTKKTSAEIIKERADHTKPNMGLTTWSGSDKGKEPIKSDVSVAKNYLYENELNGLNRLTGMLLDYAENQAEQGKVIQMKDWDIKVDNFLIFNGYEILKGFGKFSADNAKAKAELEYTKFKELKQDDSFKDEVKRIIAKGKK
- a CDS encoding HrcA family transcriptional regulator produces the protein MKVSKYDKELAKIYALPLEAYKWIMTNRMKPDRAKASVKRYVKNVTQRNNEKLSQMQKNDV
- a CDS encoding heat-shock protein Hsp70, whose translation is MRFVTEINPSYQVGWFNKEIADKLERFYLNVMEGNQPRLMIFAPPRSGKSELFSRAFPAWAFGKNPNLQIIASSYSSDLSTRMNRDVQRIMMSEKYEEIFPETKLNSKRVVTATQNALRNSEIFEIVGHTGAYRSAGVGGGITGMGADISIIDDPIKDAAEANSATFRDRVWDWYVTTLYTRLSPKSGILLGMTRWHEDDLAGRLIQEAQKEGDKWEILSFPAIAEHDEEHRKEGEALHPERYDLSRLLKIKSALGSYAWNALYQQHPSTKGGDIIQGAWFGRYDVAPRIKRVGVFMDTAQKTGEQNDYSVLLLAGLGYDNAIYLLDLKRGKWDAVELENTTKDFFAKHKSTYNGLMFYIEDKSSGTGLIQKIKRENNIPVRAVTPQKDKYTRVLDVVGYIESGYVNLPSVATWVSDFVDECEKFTADNSHLHDDQVDTLTMAISEFKNKPSGIWGHISD
- a CDS encoding plasmid stabilization protein ParE, producing MVIRRTARFNLELKAVFDFIAKDNPNRAQGFISKLLDAVELLSDNPRLGRAITDDKRELIAKGYVIPYLIDKDAIKLLGIYKANEWEMQ
- a CDS encoding glutamyl-tRNA amidotransferase, translated to MAKITDKIREKILADFHTGFFSIRQIADRAGVSHVAVHKIVKGLTPKFKEKINAEVAFKTELADENLQQINSVNEVISEATKHLIFFQNAALTNQKRANEMLKNAKTIGDIEAHSRITARNKETILGKEPQTIINNNNTQQNQKPELDLSGLSNDELETLDAILSKAN
- a CDS encoding sulfite reductase; protein product: MFLKRGKIIFNIHLIIGLIAAIPLIFMTLSAPFASYREEIKSAINKNFINLVPSEKANLSLNELLAKSKSEIQFDTLESLQIGGANEAYRISITKDKKQLNFFIDPRSGEVISEDWGEKFRIIILSLHRNLGLALLDSKVPANIGKQIVAISSIIMTLLAISGLILYAPAIKRNFLNSLKIKPKAKGYACFYNLHTSLGTYVAILLVVMSLTGLYWSYGWVRSSVNSIFFDLKTAPMKKSLPQSNLLPISDEKFKEIETAEQIFKDNVTLELKSLTINVPENNQSTYTINYETSESQVGKLKLDASAGKIKENKLVSKSESIPEAKKAGRKVLSLHTGEMFGEIGQIVFAVSCVIAVLLIITGFLMTIKRTKAL